The Methanosphaera sp. genome contains a region encoding:
- a CDS encoding Hsp20/alpha crystallin family protein produces MADEKNIENKDENVIEVEEVEKIDVEEKVADEKVEADESEAKTDSVDYEVYGNEVKDEAKKAADRILGDLFENIKSKQSEFNKTVEELRTNKPAFDLYVTEEDLVAKIDLPRVAKDDVSLKISTESIEVDATFPEDIPEDVKLIKSTRCSGLTKTVIPLPEEVAINEVTAEFEDSVLTITVPKIKGRKVDVEIM; encoded by the coding sequence ATGGCAGATGAAAAAAATATAGAAAATAAAGATGAAAATGTAATAGAAGTTGAAGAAGTAGAAAAGATAGATGTTGAAGAAAAAGTTGCAGATGAAAAAGTTGAAGCAGATGAAAGTGAAGCTAAAACTGATAGTGTAGACTATGAAGTATATGGTAATGAAGTAAAAGATGAAGCTAAAAAAGCAGCTGATCGTATACTTGGAGATCTCTTTGAAAATATTAAATCAAAACAGTCAGAATTTAATAAAACAGTAGAAGAATTAAGAACAAACAAACCAGCATTTGATTTATATGTAACAGAAGAAGATCTTGTAGCAAAAATTGATCTTCCACGTGTAGCAAAAGATGATGTATCACTTAAAATTTCAACAGAATCAATAGAAGTAGATGCAACATTCCCAGAAGATATACCAGAAGATGTAAAATTAATTAAAAGTACAAGATGTTCAGGATTAACAAAAACTGTAATTCCACTTCCAGAAGAAGTAGCAATTAATGAAGTAACAGCAGAATTTGAAGATTCTGTACTTACAATTACAGTACCTAAAATTAAAGGAAGAAAAGTTGACGTAGAAATAATGTAA
- the cbiQ gene encoding cobalt ECF transporter T component CbiQ, whose amino-acid sequence MSIFKDTLDYYSMNNNLTDSNIYYKTIFALSILIINLFANSPIAPIFLLIFCSILTVFKAGIPKKFYITFLSIPFAFALISVVFMAFFFGVGDQIWSLGLFGWGITADGLNRGVLVFFKVMGGFSALAFLITTTPVNRIFAIFNELHFPTIFTDLAILMYRYIFMFLDVTSTMFNSQKTRLGYTSYKSWMTCLGSLAGMVFIRTWDQGETSYKALAARGYDGVLAFVDNGESIHDVPILHWIVLVVFLVALMYFVYITGSINVIPYLIHV is encoded by the coding sequence ATGTCAATATTTAAAGATACACTGGATTATTATTCAATGAATAATAACCTAACAGATAGTAATATCTACTATAAGACAATTTTTGCTTTGAGTATATTAATTATAAACCTATTTGCAAACTCACCAATTGCACCAATATTTCTACTGATATTTTGCTCAATACTTACAGTATTTAAGGCAGGTATTCCAAAGAAATTCTATATTACATTTCTATCAATACCATTTGCATTTGCATTAATTTCAGTAGTTTTCATGGCATTCTTCTTCGGAGTAGGAGATCAGATATGGTCACTAGGACTCTTTGGATGGGGAATAACAGCAGATGGACTTAATCGTGGAGTTTTAGTATTCTTTAAGGTGATGGGTGGATTTTCAGCCCTAGCATTTTTAATAACAACAACACCTGTAAATAGAATATTTGCAATATTTAATGAATTACATTTTCCAACAATATTTACAGATCTAGCAATACTAATGTATAGATACATATTCATGTTTTTAGATGTGACAAGTACAATGTTTAATTCACAAAAAACAAGACTTGGATATACATCATATAAAAGCTGGATGACATGTCTCGGATCACTTGCTGGAATGGTATTTATACGAACATGGGATCAGGGTGAAACATCGTATAAAGCACTTGCAGCACGAGGATATGATGGTGTTTTAGCATTTGTAGATAATGGAGAATCAATACATGATGTACCAATACTACACTGGATAGTACTTGTAGTATTTTTAGTAGCTTTAATGTATTTTGTATACATTACAGGATCAATTAATGTAATACCATACTTAATACATGTATAG
- a CDS encoding GTPase, producing the protein MKLPQIPTPDELIDKGFNRASRAASKVRSSKLHPRVKGKRIEEVRVDTACDTINATFNRIITETPILEELPEFYQDYIDIVVGIDQYKHSLGAVFWALGVLKQIQAQYTSQIRKSDSLSAIPIRKEAYGRIVSVVKRIEDELDFLDFAKRELKNMPNINFNAIRAVIAGFPNVGKSTLLNNITDATPKVANYPFTTQGLQIGNYERNYKKYQIIDTPGLLDRSIDDMNEIELNAIAALEHLGNVIIYIFDPSETSGYIMENQYLLYSEIKDVFDTPMICLFNKTDLLEDESIIEEYSAKIDDPIFKTSINDLSCIEDVRSLIEDIGKQDEIDAYNEKYQLRHPRK; encoded by the coding sequence ATGAAATTACCACAAATACCAACACCAGATGAGCTGATAGATAAAGGATTTAACCGTGCAAGTAGAGCAGCATCAAAGGTAAGAAGCTCAAAACTACACCCACGTGTTAAAGGAAAAAGAATAGAAGAAGTAAGAGTAGATACTGCATGTGATACAATTAATGCAACATTTAATCGTATAATTACAGAAACACCAATACTTGAGGAATTACCAGAATTCTACCAGGACTACATAGATATTGTGGTGGGAATAGATCAGTATAAACATTCTCTTGGTGCTGTTTTCTGGGCACTTGGTGTACTTAAACAGATCCAAGCACAGTATACATCACAAATTAGAAAATCTGATTCACTCAGTGCAATACCAATAAGAAAAGAGGCATATGGAAGAATTGTATCTGTTGTAAAAAGAATAGAAGATGAACTTGACTTCCTTGACTTTGCAAAACGTGAACTTAAAAATATGCCAAACATTAACTTTAATGCTATACGTGCTGTAATTGCAGGATTTCCAAATGTTGGAAAATCAACACTTCTAAATAATATTACAGATGCAACACCAAAAGTTGCAAACTATCCATTTACAACACAGGGACTTCAAATAGGAAACTATGAACGTAACTATAAAAAGTATCAGATAATTGACACACCAGGTCTTCTTGATAGATCAATTGATGATATGAATGAAATAGAATTAAATGCAATTGCTGCTCTTGAACATCTTGGAAATGTTATAATCTACATTTTTGATCCATCTGAAACATCAGGATATATAATGGAAAATCAGTACCTATTATATAGTGAAATTAAAGATGTATTTGACACACCAATGATATGTTTATTTAATAAGACTGATCTTCTCGAGGATGAATCAATAATTGAGGAATACTCAGCAAAAATTGATGATCCAATATTTAAGACAAGTATTAATGATTTAAGCTGTATTGAGGATGTACGTTCTCTAATTGAGGATATTGGAAAACAGGATGAAATTGATGCATACAATGAAAAGTATCAACTAAGACATCCAAGAAAATAA
- a CDS encoding ATP-binding cassette domain-containing protein — protein sequence MSDIILETKDLKYNYPDGTEALKGISIQIHEGEMISLMGTNGAGKSTLFLHFNGIIEPTSGTVEIEGEELKYNKKSLLKARSKVGIVFQNPDDQLFAPTVIEDVSFGPMNMGLSEEEVKARSLDALEKVGMADYTKKAPHHLSGGQKKRVAIAGILAMQPRIMVLDEPTSGLDPKGASKIMQLLYDLNREGMTIIISTHDVDLVPLYSDDVKVITDGRIIKEGNCREVFTDHATIEEANLRLPWIAELFEKLSENPDVDFKYEGYPLTAADAYDAVLKLLNK from the coding sequence ATGAGCGATATAATTTTAGAAACAAAAGATTTAAAATACAACTATCCTGATGGAACAGAAGCACTAAAAGGAATCAGCATACAAATCCATGAAGGTGAAATGATATCACTCATGGGAACAAATGGAGCAGGAAAAAGTACACTCTTTCTACACTTCAATGGAATTATCGAGCCAACAAGTGGTACTGTTGAAATAGAAGGAGAAGAACTTAAATACAACAAAAAAAGCCTACTTAAGGCAAGATCCAAGGTAGGAATTGTTTTCCAAAATCCTGATGATCAACTATTTGCACCAACAGTAATAGAGGATGTATCATTTGGACCTATGAATATGGGATTATCAGAAGAAGAAGTAAAAGCAAGATCACTTGATGCACTAGAAAAAGTAGGAATGGCAGACTACACAAAAAAAGCACCACACCACCTAAGTGGAGGTCAAAAGAAACGTGTAGCAATCGCTGGAATTCTTGCAATGCAGCCAAGAATTATGGTTCTTGATGAACCTACAAGTGGACTTGACCCTAAAGGTGCATCAAAAATAATGCAACTACTATATGACCTAAATCGTGAAGGTATGACAATTATCATATCAACACACGATGTAGATCTAGTTCCATTATATTCAGATGATGTAAAAGTAATAACAGATGGACGAATTATTAAAGAAGGAAACTGTCGTGAAGTATTTACAGATCATGCAACTATAGAAGAAGCAAATCTAAGACTTCCATGGATTGCAGAATTATTTGAAAAACTATCAGAAAATCCTGATGTAGATTTCAAATATGAAGGATATCCACTAACAGCAGCTGATGCATACGATGCAGTTCTTAAACTTTTAAATAAATAG
- the cbiM gene encoding cobalt ECF transporter S component CbiM has translation MHIMEGYLPPEWCAVWFIVAIPVVIYGLMQIKKAFAETDDAKPLLALSGAFMFILSSLKMPSVTGSCSHPCGNGLGTVYFGPAVTAVLAVIVLLFQAILLAHGGLTTLGANIVSMGIVGPFCGWLVWKALRKMNVSSSISMFFTAFIADLLTYVTTAVQLSLAFPGESITTAIVTFLGIFAVTQIPLAIAEGILTTIIYDYVFKSRPDILVKLHVLSQEELAKEQAGAN, from the coding sequence ATGCACATTATGGAAGGTTACTTGCCTCCAGAATGGTGTGCTGTATGGTTTATAGTAGCTATTCCTGTAGTAATTTATGGATTAATGCAGATAAAAAAAGCATTTGCAGAAACTGACGATGCAAAACCACTTCTTGCATTATCAGGAGCATTCATGTTTATTTTATCATCATTAAAAATGCCATCAGTAACAGGAAGTTGTTCACACCCATGTGGTAACGGACTAGGTACAGTATACTTTGGCCCTGCAGTTACAGCTGTTCTAGCAGTAATCGTATTATTATTCCAAGCTATCCTTCTTGCACACGGTGGACTTACAACCTTAGGTGCTAACATTGTATCAATGGGTATTGTAGGACCATTCTGTGGATGGTTAGTATGGAAAGCACTAAGAAAAATGAATGTATCTTCATCAATATCAATGTTCTTTACAGCATTTATAGCAGATTTATTAACATATGTAACAACAGCAGTACAACTTTCACTTGCATTCCCAGGTGAATCAATCACAACAGCTATTGTAACATTCCTTGGAATCTTCGCTGTAACACAAATACCACTTGCAATTGCAGAAGGTATATTAACAACAATCATTTACGACTACGTATTTAAATCAAGACCAGATATACTTGTAAAATTACACGTATTAAGCCAAGAAGAATTGGCTAAAGAACAAGCAGGAGCAAATTAA
- a CDS encoding TldD/PmbA family protein produces MTNPIDVDYFQKVIDKIDPKVDYADIRVGDSTNNAIIMKDGKIDNVDTGINFAVSIRVLKNGAWGSAYTTEISKVEEVAEKAVQLASKLRSDVELTKANPQEDVVKSEAKLKIEDVDFDEKIQAMKDANNAAVADEIKSTSITFSEAQSQNLLLSTESMNILSNNNRLIFSMNCVANEGNIMQFSHNSIGGVGGFEIVQNADLNEFGEELSKKAISLLDAKTPPSGKFPVILDSELAGVFIHEALGHASEADIILQNDSILKDKMGEKIGSELITVIDDASRKDGFGYYKYDVEGTKTSKNTLVTDGVLTSLLSSRQTAQKLGMESSGNARSPIKDQPIVRMSNTYIKPGDSSFDELIEDMHDGIYLKGSSGGQVDTGRGVFQFNADEAYTIENGELKDHLRDVSLSGSTLDILNHVVGVGSDFNLSVGFCGKDGQTAPVGDGGPHIKVSEAVVGGSQ; encoded by the coding sequence ATGACAAATCCAATTGATGTGGATTATTTCCAAAAAGTAATAGATAAAATAGACCCAAAAGTAGACTATGCAGACATAAGAGTAGGAGATTCAACAAACAATGCTATCATCATGAAAGATGGTAAAATTGACAATGTAGATACAGGAATAAACTTTGCTGTATCAATACGAGTACTTAAAAATGGAGCATGGGGATCAGCATATACAACAGAAATATCAAAAGTAGAAGAAGTAGCAGAAAAAGCTGTACAACTTGCATCAAAACTAAGAAGTGATGTAGAACTTACAAAGGCAAATCCACAAGAAGATGTTGTTAAATCAGAAGCAAAACTTAAAATTGAAGATGTAGACTTTGATGAAAAAATCCAGGCAATGAAAGATGCAAATAATGCAGCAGTTGCAGATGAAATAAAAAGTACAAGTATTACATTTTCAGAAGCACAATCACAAAACCTTCTTTTAAGTACAGAATCTATGAATATACTATCAAATAATAATAGATTAATCTTTTCAATGAATTGTGTTGCAAATGAAGGAAATATTATGCAATTTTCACACAACAGCATTGGTGGAGTTGGAGGATTTGAAATAGTTCAAAATGCAGATCTTAATGAATTTGGAGAAGAACTTTCAAAAAAAGCTATAAGTCTTCTTGATGCAAAAACACCACCAAGTGGAAAGTTCCCAGTAATACTTGATTCTGAACTTGCAGGAGTATTTATACATGAAGCATTAGGACATGCATCAGAGGCAGATATAATACTTCAAAACGATTCAATACTAAAAGATAAGATGGGAGAAAAAATTGGATCAGAACTAATAACAGTTATTGATGATGCATCACGTAAAGATGGTTTCGGATACTATAAATACGATGTTGAAGGAACAAAAACATCAAAAAATACACTTGTAACAGATGGTGTTTTAACATCACTTCTTTCTTCACGTCAAACTGCTCAGAAACTTGGAATGGAATCAAGTGGAAATGCAAGATCACCAATAAAAGATCAGCCAATTGTACGTATGAGTAATACATATATTAAACCAGGTGATTCATCATTTGATGAGTTAATTGAAGATATGCATGATGGTATTTATCTTAAAGGATCAAGTGGAGGACAAGTAGATACTGGTCGTGGAGTATTCCAATTTAATGCTGATGAAGCATACACTATTGAAAATGGAGAACTTAAAGATCATCTACGTGATGTGTCACTCTCTGGAAGTACACTTGACATACTAAATCATGTAGTAGGTGTAGGTTCAGACTTTAATTTAAGTGTAGGATTCTGTGGAAAAGATGGACAAACAGCACCTGTAGGTGATGGAGGACCACATATTAAAGTATCTGAAGCTGTAGTTGGTGGATCCCAATAA
- a CDS encoding energy-coupling factor ABC transporter substrate-binding protein has translation MVDTKTIIGLIIVAVLIVAPLTIYNGHGEDDGYFGGSDDQGGDQVAVQNPNYEVWAEPLWEPPSGEIECLIFCLQAAVGGLIIGYVFGKWNRGGKVEQ, from the coding sequence ATGGTTGATACAAAAACAATAATCGGATTAATAATTGTCGCAGTATTAATCGTTGCACCTCTTACAATATATAACGGTCACGGTGAAGACGATGGATACTTCGGTGGATCAGACGATCAAGGTGGAGATCAAGTAGCGGTACAAAACCCTAACTATGAAGTATGGGCAGAACCACTCTGGGAACCACCTAGTGGAGAAATTGAATGTTTAATCTTCTGTTTACAAGCAGCTGTCGGTGGACTAATCATCGGATATGTATTCGGTAAATGGAACAGAGGCGGAAAAGTAGAACAATAG